The nucleotide sequence CGCGCGGCCTCCCGCTGCGCCAGCGCCAAGTGGTCCCGCAACTCGGGCATCTGGTCGCCCATCACGATGATCTCCATGCTGAGCCGCCACATCGAACCGGGCCCCCGCATGGTGTCGATGATGTTCCCCCACACCTCCTGGAACCGTTCGACCGACCCGGGCTCGGCACCGCCCGTCGCCGGTTCCTCCGCGTCGAAGGCCTCGGACAGGTCTCCGACCAGGGCCACGTACGCCTGCGCCAGCAACGTGTCCTTCGAGCCGTAGTGGTAGCCGATCGACGCCAGGTTCGTCCCCGACTCCTTGACGATGTCGCGCGCCGTCGTCCTCGCGAACCCCTTCGCCAGCAGGCAGCGCTTGGCGCCTTCGAGCAGATCCTCACGGTGTCCCATGACGGTCAGCGTAGCCCTGTGGCCATACACGCGTCCCAGACGAGCGTCTGAGACGCCCGTTTTGGACACTCGACTTATACAACTGTTTTATACGCACGTACTAGACGATCGTATAAGACGCCCGTACAGTCACCGGCATGACGACGAACAACACTCCAACGGCGCGAGCCGGACGCCGCGAATGGACCGCCCTCTGCGTCCTGATGCTTCCGCTGCTGCTGGTCTCGATGGACGTGTCGGTGCTGTACTTCGCGGTCCCGGCGATCAGCGCGGATCTGGAACCGAGCGGCACCCAACTGCTGTGGATCTTCGACATCTACGCGTTCGTGCTGGCCGGGCTGCTGATGACGATGGGCTCGCTCGGTGACCGCATCGGCCGCCGCCGGCTCCTGCTGTTCGGCGCGGCGGCGTTCGGCACGGCATCGCTGGTGGCCGCGTACGCGAACAGCGCCGAGACACTGATCGCGGCGCGCGCGGTGCTCGGTGTCGGAGGCGCGACGCTCATGCCGTCGACGATGGCGCTGACCCGGACGATGTTCACGGACCCCGGCCAGCGGGCGAAGGCGATCGGCATCTGGTCGGGTGTGATGGCGACGGGCATCGCGCTCGGCTCGGTGCTCAGCGGTCTGCTGGTGGAGTACTTCTGGTGGGGCTCGGTCTTCCTGGTGAACCTGCCCGCGATGGCGCTGCTTCTGCTGCTCGGCCCGCGACTGCTGCCCGAGTCGAGGAACCCCGACGCCGGCCGCTTCGACCTGCTGAGCGTCCCGCTGTCCATGGCGGCCGTCCTGCCCGTCGTCTACGGCCTCAAGGAGATCCCGACGGAGGGCTGGAACGTGCGGTACGTGATCTCGCTGACCGTGGGCCTGTGCTTCGCGGCCCTGTTCGTCCACCGCCAGCGCACCACGGCCTCCCCCCTCATCGCCCCCGCGCTGTTCCGCGGCCACGGCTTCACCCCGGCGCTCGTGCTCAACCTCGTCGCGGCCTTCGGGATGATGGGGTCGGTCTACTTCACGACCCAGTACCTCCAGTCCGTCCTCGGCAAGAGCGCGCTGGAGGCCGCGCTGTGGGGCCTGCTCCCCTCCGTACTCGTCGGCGTCGCCGCACCGGTCACGACGCTCCTCGTCCAGCGGGGGGTGAACCGGGCGTACGTCGTCTCCGCGGGCTTCGCGACCGCCGCGTGCGGTTACGCGCTGCTGGTCGTCGCCGGCACCGACTCCCTCTGGCTGGTCCTCGCCGGCGCCGGTGTCCTGGCCGCCGGCATCGTCACCGTCCTCTCCCAGATGACCGACCTCGCCCTCAGCGCCGCCCCCGTGGAACGCGCCGGCTCCGCGTCCTCCCTCCTGGAGACGAGCCAGGAGTTCGGCGGCGCCCTCGGCATGGCCACCCTCGGCTCCATCGGCACCGCCCTCTACCACCACGAGATGCCGGCCTCCGCGCCCGAACCGGCCCGCGAAACCCTCGGGGGCGCCCTCGCGGTGGCCGACCAGCTGCCCGGCCCCGCGGCCGAGTCCCTGACGGCAGCGGCCCGAGCCGCCTTCACCACCGGTATGCAGGGCGCGGCGACAGCGGGGGCCGTCGTGCTGCTGGCGGCCGCGGTGCTGGCGCTCGGGGCGCTGCGCGGGGTGCGGGTGCGGGATCGCGAGGAGGAGAAGAGCCTGGTCAGGACGGCGAGCCAGTCGTGATCAGGCCCTCCCGGTACGCGATGGCCACGGCCTCCGTACGGCTCGCCGCCCCCAACTTGGCCAGGATGTTGGACACATGCACACTCGCTGTCTTCCCGGTGATGAACAGCTCGTCGCCGATCTGCCGATTGGTGCGCCCGAGCGCGAGCAGCCGAAGGACATCGCTCTCCCGCGCGGTGAGCGAGGGGACGTCCTTCTCCCCCGTGACCTCCGCCAGCCGCCCCCGACGGACGAGCGCGTCCAGGGCGGCGCGCAACGGAACGGCCCCCAGCCGGTCGGCGGTCTCCCCCACCGCCCGCGCCTCGGACACGGCCTCCTCCCGGGCGCCCGCCCCCAACAACGCCTCCGCCAGCCGCAGTCGGCACCGGGCCCGCTCGTACGGATCGCCGAACGCGAACGCGTCCACCGCCCTGCGCCAGGCCCCCACATCGGGCCCGGTGCTCACCCGGGCCCACTCCGCCTCGGCCCGCGCCAGCCAGGCCAGCCCTTCCGGTCCCTGCCCGCTCCCGTCGTCATCCGCCTCGGCGGCGGTGGCCCGCGCCGCCTCCACCAGCTCCTCGCCCGTGGCGGCCCAGCCCCGCGCGCCCTTCTCGTCCCCGGCCGACCGGCGCTCCGCCACCGCGTCGGCGATCGCCCCGAGGGCCAGCGCGGCCAGTCGGACGGTCGCGTCGGGCCGGGATCCGGACTCGTCGGAGAGGGCGGCGACGGTCGTCCTGAACTGCGCGACCGCGGTCTCCGGATCGCGGCGCAGGACGGCCGCCTCGATGAGCACGACGCCCGCGACGAGGCCGGCCATCCAGTCGTACGACCCGTCCAGAAGGGTCCGGGCCCGCTCCGCGGCGGTCTCGTCGCCGCGGGCGAGGGCGACGTACAGGGCGGGACCGGCCGCGTGGCCGGCCGTGGCGGGCAGCCGGTCGGTGTCGGCGGCCGAGCGGGCGCACTCGTCCCAGCGGCCCAGGGTGTAGAGGCAGAGGGAGTGGAGGTAACGCATCTCCACCGGGTACGGGGAGGACAGCAGGCCGGTGCGGCCCGCGCGGTCCAGCCCCTCGGAGAGCCAGCTGAGGCATTCCTCCAGGTCACCGGATTCGTAGCAGCCCATGGCGAGGTTGAACAGGGCACGCATCTCCACGGGGAGGTTGCCCGCGCGGCGGGCCAGCTCGCGGGCGTCGCGCAGCCGCGCCCGGCCCTCCGGCGTCGACCGGTTGCTCCGGGGGTGGAGACCGACCAAGGAGATGATCAGGTCGGCCTGGGCGTCGCCCAGTTCGAGCCGCTCGGCGACGGGCAGCGCACCACTCGCGACCCGCCCGGCCTCCTCGTCCTCCCCCACGTACCGCGCCGCCATCACATGCGTGGCCGCCGCCCACACCCAGGTACGGGACGGGGGCTCGGCGGGGATCATCTCCAGCGCCTCGCTGCTGTAGCGGAACGCGGCCTTCAGGCTGTCCACGCGCATCAGGTCACCGGCGAGGGTGTAGCGGACCCGGGCGGCCAGCTCGGAGTCCGCGTCCGGACCCGCTCCGGCGAGCGCCGCGCGGGTGAGGGTGACCGCCCGGTGGTTGTCCCCGGCGCGCGCGGCGGCGGACGAGGCGCGCAGGGTGAGGGTGACCGTGTCGAGGTCCTGGGGCCGGGCCCCGGCACCCACGGACGACCACAGGTCGAGGGCGCCCTCCAGATGCCGCAGCTCCTCGGCGGGCGCCCCGATCCCGTGCGCGTGGTCGGCTGCCTCGACGGACGCCGTCAGCGCGTCGGCGAGGTCATGGCTCTCGCGCGAGTGGTGGGCGCGCTCGGCGCTCTCCCCGGCCCGGCCCCGGCGGGCCAGCAGCCCGGCGAACACCCGGTGCAGCCGGACCCGTTCACCCGGCAGCAGATCCGCGTAGACCGCCTCCCGGATGAGGGCGTGCCGGAACTGATACGTCGATCCCTCGCCCGGCAGCAGCAGTTGCCGGCCGACCGCCTCCCGTAGAGCCGACTCCAGCTCGTCCTCGGGGAGTTGGACGGCGTCCCGCAACAGATCGTGCCCGACCCTGCGGCCCGCCACCGCCGCCGTGCGCACCACCTGCTGGGCGGCACCGGGCAGTTGCTCGATCCGGATCAGCAGGACGTCGGCCAGCCCGCTCGGCAGCACCGCCCCCGGCTCGTCCGCCGTCGCGGCCAGCAACTCCTCCGCGTAGAACGCGTTGCCCTCCGCCCGCTCGACGATCCGGCCGACCGTGGCCTCGGACAGCGGCTCGGCGCGCAGCGAACGCACCAGCCGCGCGACCTCCGGGTCCGGCATCGGCCTCAGGTCCAGCCGCTCCACGGCGGGCAGCCGCACCAGCTCGGCGAGCAGGGGGCGCAGTGGGTGGCGGCGGTGCAGGTCGTCCGCGCGATACGAGGCGAAGACGGCGAGGCGGTGGGCCGGGGCGCCGGGGGCGGGGTGCTGGAGCACGGCCCGGCTGAGCAGGAAACGCAGCAGATCCCGCGAGGACTGGTCGGCCCAGTGCAGGTCCTCCAGCACGAGCAGGACGGGCGTCGTCCCGGCGAGGTCCGTCAGTAGCGCGGCGATGCCCTCGAAGAGCTGCAGCCGGTCACCGCCGTCCGCGCCGCCGCCGAGGAGCCGTGCTGTCGCCGGATGCGCCTGGAGGAGCGGGGCGAATCGCTCGTCCGCGGCCAGGGCACCGAGGATCTCCGTGAACGGCAGGTACGGCAGACCGACATCACCGAGGTCCACGCAGTGCCCGGTGAACACGGCCGTCCCCTCGCCCACCGCGTACGCCGCCGCCTCCGCCAGCGTCCGGCTCTTCCCCACGCCCGCGTCCCCCGCGACCAGCACGGCCCGCGGCTCACCGCGCCCGGCCCGGTCCAGTACGTCCCTCAACCGGGCCATCTCGGTGTCCCGCCCGACGAACGGCGCGTGGAATATGTTCTGCGGCACCCGGCCATCCTGGCACGCACCACCACACCCACCCCCACACCGCCGGGCTTCCTCGCCACGCCGCCCCCTGAAATGGGGCGCGGCGCAAAAAGGCGGGGCCCGGCCACCCCAGGTGACCAGGCCCCGCCGACGCGTGAACGAACCTCAGACCAGGTTCACCGAGCGGGCGGACGTCGCGCCGATCTCCTCCGCGACCTCCACGAGCACCGGCTGGGGAACCGTGTCGTCGACGGTCAGCACGGCGAGCGCCTCGCCGCCCGCCGTGGAGCGGGCCACCTGCATACCGGCGATGTTGATCCCGGCCTCGCCGAAGATCCGGCCGACGGTGCCGACGACACCGGGACGGTCGACGTAGCTGAGGACGACCATGTGGTCGGCGAGCGCGAGGTCCACGTCGTACTCACCGACCGCGACGATCTTCTGGTGGTGCTTCGGCCCGGCCAGCGTGCCGGACACCGACACCTCCTCACCACTGCTGAGCGTGCCGCGCACGGTGACGACGTTGCGGTGGTCGGGCGACTCGGAGCTGGTGGTCAGCCGGACCTCGACGCCACGCTCCTGGGCGAACAGCGGAGCGTTGACGTACGACACCGTCTCGTCGACGACGTCCTCGAAGACGCCCTTGAGGGCGGACAGCTCCAGCACCTTCACGTCGTGCTGGGTGATCTCGCCGTACACCTCGACGTCGAGGCGGACGGCGACCTCACCGGCCAGCGCGGTGAAGATCCGGCCGAGACGCTCGGCGAGCGGCAGGCCCGGCTTGACGTCCTCGGCGATGACACCGCCCTGCACGTTCACCGCGTCCGGGACCAGCTCACCGGCGAGGGCGAGGCGGACGGAACGGGCGACCGCGATGCCCGCCTTCTCCTGAGCCTCGTCGGTGGAGGCGCCCAGGTGCGGGGTGCAGACGACCTCGTCCAGCTCGAACAGCGGCGAGTCGGTGCACGGCTCCTTGGCGTACACGTCGAGGCCCGCGCCCGCGACCCGGCCCTCCTTGAGCGCCGAGTACAGCGCGGCCTCGTCGACGATCCCACCGCGCGCGGCGTTGACGATGCGCACCGACGGCTTGACCTTGCGCAGCGCCTCGTCGCCGATGAGACCGACCGTCTCGGGGGTCTTCGGCAGGTGGACGGTGATGAAGTCGGAGACCTCGAGGAGCTCGTCCAGCGTCAGGACCTTCACGCCCATCTGCGCGGCGCGCGCGGGCTGCACGTAGGGGTCGTAGGCGACGACCTTCATGCCGAAGGCGGACATGCGCTGGGCCACCAGGGCACCGATACGGCCGAGGCCCACGACACCGAGGGTCTTCTCGGCCAGCTCCACGCCCGTGTACTTGCTGCGCTTCCACTCGCCGTTCTTCAGCGCCGTGTTCGCCTGCGGGATGTGGCGGGCGGTGGCGAGGAGCAGACCACAGGCCAGCTCGGCGGCGGTCACGATGTTCGAGGTGGGTGCGTTGACGACCATCACGCCGGCCTTGGTGGCGGCGGAGACGTCCACGTTGTCCAGGCCGACGCCGGCGCGCGCGACGACCTTCAGCTTCTTCGCGGCGGCGATCGCCTCGGCGTCGACCTTGGTGGCCGAGCGGATGAGAATGGCGTCGACGTCTGCGATGGCCGGGAGCAGTACGGCTCGGTCCGCTCCGTTGACGTTCCGGATCTCGAAGTCCGGGCCCAGCGCGTCGACGGTGGCGGGCGACAGCTCTTCAGCGATCAGTACGACTGGTTTCGAGCTCACGTGAGTCCTCACAAGTCCAATGCTGCGGACGGCCGTCCCGACGGCCGCAGGCGGTGGAGGGGAGTGACACCCGGAATTCCCCGGTGTCGCTGGGCGCGTGGAAGACGCACGACGCTGTGGGCCTGACGCGTATGTAGTGCAGCAGTGTAGTGGCGCCGGGGGCGTCGCCTCACGCCACTGCGGAAGGATCACCCGGACGTGAAACAAGGCCGGCCGTGGCACCGGGTGAAACCCCGCCACGGCCGACCTCACAAGGTCACGCCTCGTCGTCGTTGACCCACGACATGAGCTTGCGCAGCTCCTTGCCCGTGGTCTCCAGCAGGTGCTCGGAGTCCTGGGTCTTGTACTCGTTGTACTTCTTCAGACCGCCGTGGTACTCGTCCATCCACGCCTGGGCGAAGGTGCCGTCCTGGATCTCGGCGAGGATCTTCTTCATCTCGGCCTTGGTGGCGTCCGTGATGATCCGCGGGCCGGTGACGTAGTCGCCCCACTCGGCGGTCTCGGAGATCGACCAGCGCATCTTCTCCAGGCCGCCCTCGTACATGAGGTCGACGATCAGCTTCAGCTCGTGCAGGCACTCGAAGTACGCGATCTCCGGCTGGTAACCCGCCTCGGTCAGCGTCTCGAAACCGGCCTTGACCAGCGCGGCCGTACCACCGCAGAGAACGGCCTGCTCACCGAACAGGTCGGTCTCGGTCTCCTCGGTGAAGGTCGTCTTGATGACACCCGCGCGGGTGCCACCGATGCCCTTGGCGTACGACAGCGCCAGCGCGAAGGCGTTGCCCGTGGCGTCCTGCTCGACGGCGGCGATACACGGAACGCCGCGGCCCTCCTCGTACTGGCGGCGGACGAGGTGGCCGGGGCCCTTGGGGGCGACCATGCAGACGTCGACGCCGGCCGGGGGCTTGATGAAGCCGAAGCGGATGTTCAGGCCGTGGCCGAAGAACAGCGCGTCGCCGTCGCTGAGGTTGTCCTTGATGGACTCCTCGTAGACCTGGGCCTGGAGCGGGTCCGGGACAAGGATCATGATGACGTCGGCCTCGGCGGCGGCCTCCGACGGGGTCACCACGCGCAGGCCCTGCTCCTCGGCCTTCGCCTTGGACTTGGAGCCCTCGTGCAGACCCACGCGGACATCCGCGCCCGAGTCGCGCAGGGACAGGGCGTGGGCGTGGCCCTGGCTGCCGTAGCCGATGACCGCGACCTTGCGGCCCTGGATGATGGACAGGTCGGCGTCGGCGTCGTAGAACAGCTCGGCCACTTTGGGTTCTCTCCTTGAGTGCAGGTGTTGCGTCCCACCGTATGACGGCGAGCGGAATGAAAGTCTGCGGGTCTCGGTATACGGGCGGCCGAGCGTCACCGGCCGCCCGTATCGAGTGTCAGGCCGACCGGTCCAGGGCGCGCAGCGAGCGGTCCGTGATCGAACGGGAACCGCGGCCGATCGCGATCGTGCCGGACTGGACCAGTTCCTTGATGCCGAACGGCTCCAGCATCTTGAGCATGGCGGTCAGCTTGTCGTTGGACCCGGTGGCCTCGATGGTGACGGCCTCCGGGGAGACGTCGACCGTCTTGGCGCGGAACAGCTGGACGATCTCGACGATCTGGGAGCGCGTCTCGTTGTCGGCGCGCACCTTCACCAGAACGAGTTCCCGCTGAACGGCGGAGCCCGGCTCCAGTTCGACGATCTTCAGGACGTTGACGAGCTTGTTGAGCTGCTTCGTCACCTGCTCCAGCGGCAGTTCCTCGATCACGTTCACCACGATGGTGATGCGGGAGATCTCGGGGTGCTCGGTGACACCGACCGCGAGCGAGTCGATGTTGAAGCCGCGGCGGGAGAAGAGGGCGGCGATCCGGGCCAGGATGCCGGGGGTGTTCTCCACCAGGACGGAGAGCGTGTGCTTGGACATGTCTCGTTCAGTCTCTCTCGCTCAGTCGTCTTCGTTGTCGCCGAAGTCGGGGCGGACGTCCCGGGCGGCCATGATCGTGTCGTTCGAGGTGCCTGCGGCGACCATCGGCCACACCATCGCGTCCTCGTGGACGATGAAGTCGACGACGACCGGGCGGTCGTTGATCGAGTTCGCCTCCTCGATGACCTTGTCGAGGTCGTCCGGGGACTCGCAGCGGATCGCATAGCAGCCCATGGCCTCGGAGAGCTTCACGAAGTCGGGGACGCGGGTGCCGCGGGCGTTCGGATTGACGTCGTCCGGGCCGCTGTGCAGGACGGTGTTGGAGTACCGCTGGTTGTAGAACAGGGTCTGCCACTGGCGGACCATCCCGAGGGCGCCGTTGTTGATGATGGCGACCTTGATCGGGATGTTGTTCAGCGCGCAGGTGGTGAGTTCCTGGTTGGTCATCTGGAAGCAGCCGTCGCCGTCGATCGCCCAGACGGTCTGCGCCGGGGCTCCGGCCTTGGCGCCCATGGCGGCCGGGACCGCGTACCCCATCGTTCCGGCGCCGCCGGAGTTCAGCCAGGTGGCGGGCTTCTCGTACTGGATGAAGTGGGCGGCCCACATCTGGTGCTGGCCGACGCCCGCCGTGAAGATGGTGCCCTCGGGGGCGAGCTGTCCGATGCGCTCGATGACCTGCTGCGGGGAGAGCGAGCCGTCGGCCGGCTGGTCGTAGCCGAGCGGGTAGGTCTCGCGCCAGCGGTTGAGGTCCTTCCACCAAGCGGTGTAGTCGCCCTGGCCGCCCTCGCTGTGCTCCTTCTGCACGGCCTGGATCAGATCGGCGACGACCTCGCGGGCGTCACCGACGATCGGCACGTCGGCGGTGCGGTTCTTGCCGATCTCGGCCGGGTCGATGTCCGCGTGGACGATCTTGGCGAACGGCGCGAAGCTGTCCAGCTTGCCCGTGACCCGGTCGTCGAAGCGGGCACCGAGGGCGACGATCAGGTCGGCCTTCTGCAGTGCGGTGACGGCGGCCACGGAGCCGTGCATACCGGGCATGCCCAGGTGCTGCGGGTGGCTGTCGGGGAACGCGCCGAGCGCCATCAGGGTGGTGGTGACGGGCGCGCCGGTCAGCTCGGCCAGCACCTTCAGCTCGGCCGTCGCGTGCGCCTTGAGGACGCCGCCGCCGACGTACAGGACGGGCCGCTTGGCGGCGGTGATCAGCTTGGCGGCCTCGCGGATCTGCTTGGCGTGCGGCTTGGTCACCGGGCGGTAGCCGGGCAGGTCCATGGTCGGCGGCCAGCTGAAGGTGGTCTTCGCCTGGAGGATGTCCTTGGGGATGTCGACCAGGACCGGGCCCGGGCGGCCGGTGGAGGCGATGTGGAACGCCTCCGCGATCGCCCGGGGGATGTCCTCCGCCTTGGTGACCAGGTAGCTGTGCTTGGTGATCGGCATGGTGATGCCGACGATGTCCGCCTCCTGGAAGGCGTCCGTACCGATCGCCTTCGACGCGACCTGCCCGGTGATCGCGACCAGCGGCACGGAGTCCATGTGCGCGTCCGCGATCGGGGTGACGAGGTTCGTGGCGCCCGGCCCGGACGTCGCCATGCACACCCCGACCTTGCCGGTGGCCTGCGCGTAACCGGTGGCCGCGTGGCCGGCGCCCTGCTCGTGGCGGACCAGCACATGATGCACCCGCTTGGAGTCCATCATCGGGTCGTACGCCGGCAGGATGGTGCCGCCGGGGATGCCGAATACCGTGTCGGCCCCGACCTCCTCGAGAGAGCGGATGAGGGACTGCGCACCCGTGACGTGCTCGACGGGGGTGGACGGTCCTCCGGATCGGGGCCGCGGCTGCGGATGGTGGGCCCCGGTGGCCTGCTCGGTCATCGGCATTCTCTTCTCGATGCTGAGGGTGTTTTGCGAGGTTCGTGCGGTGTGCGGCTAGCGTCTGACTGGTGCCCGTGCAACAAAAAACCCCTCCTTGCCACGAGGCAAGCGAGGGGAGCGCGTCGGGTACGGTCGCTGGGGATTACGGATCACCGTCCGGTGGGTCCCAGCTTCAGCCGACGCGCTTTCCAAGTACGAGGATTCGGGTGCGCATGGCAATGACCCTCTCCCCGGCGCGCACCGTGTGTCAAGTGGGTGGGATGGGAGTCTCACTATGTGAGCGATGGGCACTTCCGCCTCCGTGGACAGCGATCACCCACTTGTGTACACCCCCGCGCCCGTCCATGCGCGCTCACCTCCGGGGCGCCATGGTCGGCGCCGAGGCCACGACGCGCCCCTCCGGTTCTCTCGTGCCACCCGCGAACGCGGGTTCCGCCGGTCCCGAGGGCACCGGAAAGTGCCCGAGGGACAGGGCCCGGCGGAGGCGGTACTCGTCGAGCGGTCCGGAGAAGGCGGCGCCCTGGCCGTGGGTACAGCCCATCGCGCGCAGGGCGACGACCTGCTCGGGCAGATCCACTCCGTCGGCCACGGACTGCAGCCCCAGGTCGTCGGCGATGCGCAGCAGCCCACGCGTGATCTTCTGCAGCCGCGTGGACTCCACGATCCCCTCGACGAGGCCGCGGTCCAGCTTCAGTACGTCGACGGGAAGCCGGCGCAGGGCCGTGATCGCCGCGTGGCCGCTGCCGAGGCCGTCCAGGGCGATCCGGACACCGAGGCGGCGAAGGTGGTTCAGCCGACGCTCCAGCTCGTCCAGTGGGCCCTTCAGCTCGGTGTCGGACAACTCGACGACCAGGGAGCCGGAGGGCAGCCCGTGACGGGCCAGGAGCATCTCGACCGAGCCGGGGGGCAGTGAGCGGTCCAGCAGGCGCCGGGCGCTCATCCGCACGGACACCGGTACGTTCAGGCCGCTGGTGAGGCGGTCGGCGGCCTGCTCGACCGCCTGCTCCAGCATCCAGCGGCCCAGCTCCGCGGTCTTCTCGCTGTCCTCGGAAACCCGTAGGAACTCGGCGGGCGTGAAGAGCACCCCCTGGGACGAGCGCCAGCGGGCCGCGGTCGCGACCGACGAGATCCGGCCGGTCTCCAGCTCCACCACGGGCTGGTTCAGCAGCATGAACTCGCCGTCGTGCAGCGCGGCCCGCAGCCGGGTGGCCAGCTCGGCCTTGCGTACGACGTCCTGCTGCATCTGCGGCTTGTACAGCTCGACGCGGCCCTTGCCGGACGCCTTGGCCCGGTACATGGCGAGGTCGGCGTTGCGCAGCAGCTCGCCCGCACCGAGGCCCGGCTCGGCGAACGAGACGCCGATGGAGGCGGCGACCCGTACATCGTTGCCGCCGATGGTGTAGGGCTGCGAGAGGGCGATCCGGAGCCGGTCGGCGAGCTCCAGGATGTGCTGTTCCCGGGCGGTGCGGTCGCGGGAGCCGTCCCCGACGATGAGAGCGGCGAACTCGTCGCCGCCGAGGCGGGAGGCGGTGTCGCCCTGCCGGACGGCGTCCTGGAGTCTGCGGGCGGCCTGGACGAGCAGCTCGTCCCCGGCCTGGTGCCCGATCGTGTCGTTGACGGCCTTGAAGCCGTCGAGGTCGATGAAGAGGACAGCCGTGTTGCGCAGGGCGGCCCCGCGGTCGGAGGAGCGGCGGCCGGAGAGCGCCTGCTGGACGCGCTTGGTGAACAGGGCGCGGTTGGGCAGGTCGGTGAGCGGATCGTGCTCGGCGTTGTGCTGCAGCTGGGCCTGCAGACGCACTCTTTCGGTCACGTCCCGGCTGTTGAGGATGAGGCCGCCGTGGTGGCGGTTGACCGTGGACTCCACGTTCAGCCAGCCACCCCCACTCCCGGCTTGGCTCGAGCGGGAGGTGCCCCCACCGCCGGCCTTGAAGCGGCACTCGATGCGGGTGGTGGGCTCCTCGGCCGGGCTGGCGGCGAGGAAGCGTCGCACCTCGTGGACGACGCAGCCGAGGTCCTCGGGGTGGATGATCGAGGCCAGCTCCTTGCCGACGAGGTCCTCCGCAGGGCGGCCGTAGACCCCGGCGGCGGCCGGGCTGACGTAGCGGAGGATGCCGTTCGGTGCGGCGATCATGATGACGTCGCTGGAGCCCTGCACCAGGGAGCGGAAGTGGTTCTCCTTCTGGGCCAGTTCCTGGGTGAGGGTGATGTTGTCGAGGAGCATGATGCCCTGGCGCACGACGAGGGCGAGCACGACGGTGCAGGCGGTGATGAGCACCACGCGGTCGACCCTGCGGCCGTTGAGGACGTTGTAGAGGATGCCCAGGGTGCAGACGGCGGCGGCCAGGTAGGGAGTGAGCGCGGCCAGGGAACCGGCCATGGGGCGGGTGGCCGGATTGTGACTGTCACCTCCTCCCTGGAGGAGCACATGCATGTGTCCTCCCTGTGGTCCGTCGTGCCGGTGGCCCGGCTGGACCTCGTGACGGTGGCCCGGCTGCACCTCGTGGCGCTGGCCCGGGATGTGTTCGTGCACCACGCGCGCGTGCCCGC is from Streptomyces sp. NBC_01314 and encodes:
- a CDS encoding MFS transporter — translated: MTTNNTPTARAGRREWTALCVLMLPLLLVSMDVSVLYFAVPAISADLEPSGTQLLWIFDIYAFVLAGLLMTMGSLGDRIGRRRLLLFGAAAFGTASLVAAYANSAETLIAARAVLGVGGATLMPSTMALTRTMFTDPGQRAKAIGIWSGVMATGIALGSVLSGLLVEYFWWGSVFLVNLPAMALLLLLGPRLLPESRNPDAGRFDLLSVPLSMAAVLPVVYGLKEIPTEGWNVRYVISLTVGLCFAALFVHRQRTTASPLIAPALFRGHGFTPALVLNLVAAFGMMGSVYFTTQYLQSVLGKSALEAALWGLLPSVLVGVAAPVTTLLVQRGVNRAYVVSAGFATAACGYALLVVAGTDSLWLVLAGAGVLAAGIVTVLSQMTDLALSAAPVERAGSASSLLETSQEFGGALGMATLGSIGTALYHHEMPASAPEPARETLGGALAVADQLPGPAAESLTAAARAAFTTGMQGAATAGAVVLLAAAVLALGALRGVRVRDREEEKSLVRTASQS
- the ilvN gene encoding acetolactate synthase small subunit; its protein translation is MSKHTLSVLVENTPGILARIAALFSRRGFNIDSLAVGVTEHPEISRITIVVNVIEELPLEQVTKQLNKLVNVLKIVELEPGSAVQRELVLVKVRADNETRSQIVEIVQLFRAKTVDVSPEAVTIEATGSNDKLTAMLKMLEPFGIKELVQSGTIAIGRGSRSITDRSLRALDRSA
- the serA gene encoding phosphoglycerate dehydrogenase, whose product is MSSKPVVLIAEELSPATVDALGPDFEIRNVNGADRAVLLPAIADVDAILIRSATKVDAEAIAAAKKLKVVARAGVGLDNVDVSAATKAGVMVVNAPTSNIVTAAELACGLLLATARHIPQANTALKNGEWKRSKYTGVELAEKTLGVVGLGRIGALVAQRMSAFGMKVVAYDPYVQPARAAQMGVKVLTLDELLEVSDFITVHLPKTPETVGLIGDEALRKVKPSVRIVNAARGGIVDEAALYSALKEGRVAGAGLDVYAKEPCTDSPLFELDEVVCTPHLGASTDEAQEKAGIAVARSVRLALAGELVPDAVNVQGGVIAEDVKPGLPLAERLGRIFTALAGEVAVRLDVEVYGEITQHDVKVLELSALKGVFEDVVDETVSYVNAPLFAQERGVEVRLTTSSESPDHRNVVTVRGTLSSGEEVSVSGTLAGPKHHQKIVAVGEYDVDLALADHMVVLSYVDRPGVVGTVGRIFGEAGINIAGMQVARSTAGGEALAVLTVDDTVPQPVLVEVAEEIGATSARSVNLV
- a CDS encoding AAA family ATPase, with product MARLRDVLDRAGRGEPRAVLVAGDAGVGKSRTLAEAAAYAVGEGTAVFTGHCVDLGDVGLPYLPFTEILGALAADERFAPLLQAHPATARLLGGGADGGDRLQLFEGIAALLTDLAGTTPVLLVLEDLHWADQSSRDLLRFLLSRAVLQHPAPGAPAHRLAVFASYRADDLHRRHPLRPLLAELVRLPAVERLDLRPMPDPEVARLVRSLRAEPLSEATVGRIVERAEGNAFYAEELLAATADEPGAVLPSGLADVLLIRIEQLPGAAQQVVRTAAVAGRRVGHDLLRDAVQLPEDELESALREAVGRQLLLPGEGSTYQFRHALIREAVYADLLPGERVRLHRVFAGLLARRGRAGESAERAHHSRESHDLADALTASVEAADHAHGIGAPAEELRHLEGALDLWSSVGAGARPQDLDTVTLTLRASSAAARAGDNHRAVTLTRAALAGAGPDADSELAARVRYTLAGDLMRVDSLKAAFRYSSEALEMIPAEPPSRTWVWAAATHVMAARYVGEDEEAGRVASGALPVAERLELGDAQADLIISLVGLHPRSNRSTPEGRARLRDARELARRAGNLPVEMRALFNLAMGCYESGDLEECLSWLSEGLDRAGRTGLLSSPYPVEMRYLHSLCLYTLGRWDECARSAADTDRLPATAGHAAGPALYVALARGDETAAERARTLLDGSYDWMAGLVAGVVLIEAAVLRRDPETAVAQFRTTVAALSDESGSRPDATVRLAALALGAIADAVAERRSAGDEKGARGWAATGEELVEAARATAAEADDDGSGQGPEGLAWLARAEAEWARVSTGPDVGAWRRAVDAFAFGDPYERARCRLRLAEALLGAGAREEAVSEARAVGETADRLGAVPLRAALDALVRRGRLAEVTGEKDVPSLTARESDVLRLLALGRTNRQIGDELFITGKTASVHVSNILAKLGAASRTEAVAIAYREGLITTGSPS
- a CDS encoding TetR/AcrR family transcriptional regulator; amino-acid sequence: MGHREDLLEGAKRCLLAKGFARTTARDIVKESGTNLASIGYHYGSKDTLLAQAYVALVGDLSEAFDAEEPATGGAEPGSVERFQEVWGNIIDTMRGPGSMWRLSMEIIVMGDQMPELRDHLALAQREAARGLIPMFMGGREEDATEQDVDTLGAFFVTLMTGLIAQWTFDPPSAPEAGQLAEGLRRVMETAAKRGGAGGALA
- the ilvC gene encoding ketol-acid reductoisomerase, translated to MAELFYDADADLSIIQGRKVAVIGYGSQGHAHALSLRDSGADVRVGLHEGSKSKAKAEEQGLRVVTPSEAAAEADVIMILVPDPLQAQVYEESIKDNLSDGDALFFGHGLNIRFGFIKPPAGVDVCMVAPKGPGHLVRRQYEEGRGVPCIAAVEQDATGNAFALALSYAKGIGGTRAGVIKTTFTEETETDLFGEQAVLCGGTAALVKAGFETLTEAGYQPEIAYFECLHELKLIVDLMYEGGLEKMRWSISETAEWGDYVTGPRIITDATKAEMKKILAEIQDGTFAQAWMDEYHGGLKKYNEYKTQDSEHLLETTGKELRKLMSWVNDDEA